In Bradyrhizobium sp. 200, the sequence CCGATCGCCTTGCTTCCGGACCGGGTGCGGACCTGGATATTGCTTTTCTTGGAACCGTCGCCCTGCAGCAGGCAGGTCTGCCGCTTGATCCGATATTCGCCACCCGCGCCAGCTTGCTTGACCATTGCCGGGAAACCTACTTTGCGTCGCCTTCCGAACAGAAGCGCCGATTCCATCGCACGCTTGTGGATATGGGCATGATAGACACGGGGCCGAGCGTTCCGCACGGCCGCTACTCGCCCTCGCCGACGAAGTGATCGAAACGAAATCGAGCTGACCAAGGCCGGCCATCACATGACGTAAGGAGGATAGGCGACGTCCATGCCCGCGACAACCTTACCCAGCTCGCTCAAATGCTGATGGGAGAATAGCAGGTGCTGGCGCGCGGCCTGCACGTCGCTGAGGGCCCGCAGCAGGCGGCTCCCACGGTAAGCGGCGGCGCCGCCGCCAAGGTGGTGCGCAGTGGACGTCACCTCCACGCTCGTGTCGCAAGCGTGCATGCCAGCCAGGCAGATGCGAGCCTGGAGTTGCCGGCTGATCGGCTCGCCTCGCTCGGCGCGCCTGTGCGCCTCATCGACCGCGTCGCGCAATCCGCACCTAGCCGCCCGCAGCCGCGTGTCTGCGACGGCCAGTTCGGCCATCGAGATTGGCGCGTCGGCCAATTGGCCCCGCCGCGCGGTCCGGCCTTCGCGCGCCTGCCGCGAAACCTCGTCGACGGCGCCCCGTGCAATGCCAAGCGGGACGGCAACGAGCGTCGGCAGCAGTGTCGTGTAGATGGGCAGCCGCCATAACGTGCCGTCGGGCCACGGCCGGTCGGCGAAGCGAGCGCTCCGATCCAGGGAGACCGGAACTTCGGCGGCGGCGACGTGGTGGCTGCCGGTCCCGCGGAGGCCCACGACATCCCAGGTGTCCTCGATTGTCAGGTCGGCGACGGGCACGAACACGATGCGCGGCACCGGATCTATTCCATCGGCCTCGTGGACCAGCGCGCCGAGGCCGACCCATGCACTGTGGAGGCAGTTGCTCGCGAATGGCCAACGGCCGCTCAGCATGGCTCGGCCATGGTCGCTGATTATCCGGCCGACCGGGGCGAACATCGTGGCATTGCCTTGATCCGGGTCGGCGAACACCGTGCTGGCGCCCGTTGCGGGCATGTAGCCGGAGAACACGTTGCTCCCCGCGCCGATCGCCGCGCACCACCCGGCACTGCCGTCGACTGCCGCGATGCGCTCCATGACGTCCATCACGTCTGTGATCGGCGCTTCCATTCCCCCGAGGGCTGTTGGGATCAGCAGGCGGTTGATCCCTGTGTCGCGCAGGGCGGCGACGACCGCGTCGGGGAGCCGGCGGCTGCGCTCGATTTCGTCGGCGGCCGCGTGGACTAGATTAACGACCCCGTCCACAGCGCGCTTGGTTTGAGCCGTGTCACGCGCCATCGAGTCTACGACAAGGCGGTCGTTCTTCTGCAAACGGTCAAGCTTGATGTGCATCACCTAATCTCCTTCATTCGAGAGCGGCCGGTGCCAGGATGGCCGGCGCGGCCTGCCAGTCAGACGATGCGGGCGCATAGCAAAGCTCCCAGGGCCATCAGGAGAATCCCGGTGAGCCTGTTGAACCGATCCAGCGCGGCTTTCCGCAAGCGCGGAAACACGGTGTTGGTGCTGAGGGCGAGGAAGAGATACCAGGATGCACTGCCCAGCATCACACCGATGGGCGTTGCCAGCACGCGATCCATGATCAGCGGTTTGCCGGGTTCCAGCGCGGACGTGACGCCCAGGTACGGCAGTATCGTCATCGGGCTGGCGGCCGCGATCAACAGGGTCGATGTATAGGCCGAAAGCAAACCTCCGCATGTAAGCAAATCTGCGCATGTCGCGTCGTGCGCCGCGCGCGTGGACACGAGAATGGTTCTGAGGCCCATCAAGACCAGCACGATCCCTCCGGTGATGCGCAGCGGCGTGTGCAGGGCGAGCGTCATCTGCGTCAACACGGTCCCGCTCACCGCGGCCAGGCAACTGAACATGCCGTGTGCTGTTGCCGCACCCATGCCGCTCGCGATCCCGAACCAGATTCCGAATGCCAGCGTCCGCTGCACGCACATCAAGCCAATCGGGCCGAACGGGATGGCAACGCACAGGCCCAGTGCCGCCGCCGGCAGCAAGTGCGCGATGAACGGCGTCATTTCCAGAACGGCTTGGCCGCTTCGGCCATGGCCTCTTGCCGCGTCTTGCCGATGTCCTTGAGATGGTGGTCATCGAGCTCAGCCAGGGCTTGCCGCTGCCGCGACCGCTCCGAACACTGGGCACACCAGCTCCAGAACCGTGTTCCCCATCCAGGTCGACGTGTCTCGGCGCCATCGTGACGGCTGGGTGCCGCGGTTGCTTTTCGACTCGTGAACGAATTGACGCCTGCGATTGCAAAAATCATCGGATGCTTCATGTGAAACCTCCTGTTCGATTTCGATAGGTCAGCTTGCCAGCGGCTGATTAGGTCGAGCGGCGACCCGTGCCCGTGAATTGCTTCACAACTCACGCGCTCGTGTCTCCAGGTTGTGAGTTCGCGATTTTGCAGGTCGGCGGACGTCCGCTTTAATGCGATTTGCGGTGATGAATGATCTGCGATTTGGAAAGTGCGTGCGGGTGCGAAATGGAACGCGCCGCCCTGCATCTGTCCGTCGACCTTTTCAACGGCCCGACACTAGAAAGCGAAGCGGTATGACGGAAGGTCCAATTTATACGCAATCAATCAGTCCAATTCAGGCGCGCGCCATCGCCTCCGGCGACATCGGTTACGCCGCTTTCAGGCGTCGAGACATACGTTCATCGAAGCACCTGCGCAGCCGCCGCAGCCCTTCGGCAATCCGCGCCGTCTCGATCGCCCCATATCCCAGGACGAGGCCGGCCGGAGGCCTTCGGTCCACCCGGCTGCGCGACATCGTGTCAATGGCAACACCGAGATCAAAGGCGCGTGATGCAATCGCATCGATATGATCAACTAACGCGCCTCGCGCGCAGGCGGTGATGTGCAGGCCGGTGCTCGATGGAACAAGGTCGAGGTAATCGCCGAAGTTCCTCTTGATCTCCGCAGTCAGAATCGTATGCCGTTCGCCATAGATGCGACTCACCCTGCGAATGTGGCGCGCAAACGCGCCCTCGTCCATGAACCGCGCCAGCGCGTTCTGCGCTGTTGTCGCTGTATGCCAATCGGTGACGAACTTCGCCTTTTTCGCCGCCTCTCGCAGCGACGGCGGCACGACCATGAAGGCCAGCCGGAGAGCCGGCAGCAACGTCTTTGAAAAGGTGCCGACATACACAACGCGGCCGATCGTATCGAGGGTCTGAAGCGGCTCGAGCGGTCGTCCGCCGAAGCGAAACTCGCTGTCATAGTCGTCCTCGACGACAACCGCGTTGTTGCGCTCAGCCCAGGCAAGCAGCGCACGTCGACGCGACAGGCTCATGGCCACGCCAAGGGGAAACTGATGCGACGGCGTCACGTACACCACCCTGGCCTCGGCCGGCAGCGCCTCCACGACGAGACCCTCGCTGTCGACCGGCACACCGATCACGCGCGCGCCCAGCGCCTTGAGCAACT encodes:
- a CDS encoding acyl-CoA dehydrogenase family protein encodes the protein MHIKLDRLQKNDRLVVDSMARDTAQTKRAVDGVVNLVHAAADEIERSRRLPDAVVAALRDTGINRLLIPTALGGMEAPITDVMDVMERIAAVDGSAGWCAAIGAGSNVFSGYMPATGASTVFADPDQGNATMFAPVGRIISDHGRAMLSGRWPFASNCLHSAWVGLGALVHEADGIDPVPRIVFVPVADLTIEDTWDVVGLRGTGSHHVAAAEVPVSLDRSARFADRPWPDGTLWRLPIYTTLLPTLVAVPLGIARGAVDEVSRQAREGRTARRGQLADAPISMAELAVADTRLRAARCGLRDAVDEAHRRAERGEPISRQLQARICLAGMHACDTSVEVTSTAHHLGGGAAAYRGSRLLRALSDVQAARQHLLFSHQHLSELGKVVAGMDVAYPPYVM
- a CDS encoding LysE family transporter translates to MTPFIAHLLPAAALGLCVAIPFGPIGLMCVQRTLAFGIWFGIASGMGAATAHGMFSCLAAVSGTVLTQMTLALHTPLRITGGIVLVLMGLRTILVSTRAAHDATCADLLTCGGLLSAYTSTLLIAAASPMTILPYLGVTSALEPGKPLIMDRVLATPIGVMLGSASWYLFLALSTNTVFPRLRKAALDRFNRLTGILLMALGALLCARIV
- a CDS encoding DUF1127 domain-containing protein produces the protein MQGGAFHFAPARTFQIADHSSPQIALKRTSADLQNRELTTWRHERVSCEAIHGHGSPLDLISRWQADLSKSNRRFHMKHPMIFAIAGVNSFTSRKATAAPSRHDGAETRRPGWGTRFWSWCAQCSERSRQRQALAELDDHHLKDIGKTRQEAMAEAAKPFWK
- a CDS encoding PLP-dependent aminotransferase family protein, which encodes MEDPGYRPLKELLKALGARVIGVPVDSEGLVVEALPAEARVVYVTPSHQFPLGVAMSLSRRRALLAWAERNNAVVVEDDYDSEFRFGGRPLEPLQTLDTIGRVVYVGTFSKTLLPALRLAFMVVPPSLREAAKKAKFVTDWHTATTAQNALARFMDEGAFARHIRRVSRIYGERHTILTAEIKRNFGDYLDLVPSSTGLHITACARGALVDHIDAIASRAFDLGVAIDTMSRSRVDRRPPAGLVLGYGAIETARIAEGLRRLRRCFDERMSRRLKAA